A genomic window from Macadamia integrifolia cultivar HAES 741 unplaced genomic scaffold, SCU_Mint_v3 scaffold2237, whole genome shotgun sequence includes:
- the LOC122066106 gene encoding uncharacterized protein LOC122066106: MKEKKSTRIDVSNSSTNPSSSSTSSASVRAVLIRKNSPEDLLLRRLRQHLLFAKLRSLIPPQPFQMMEEETNVAPLASSSSTTPTPALAPRLLQCEGKNEEEEVDDDDDEDDGNYKIEVEVEDESKPFMPSIKIIKSEVSLLISTVVLKDISLTSTLFHLLEQEELQIDYETQYRSETKVSHTIKVTVRPGYDVDELEKKLWRWAGKPI; encoded by the exons atgaaagagaagaagagcacAAGAATTGATGTGTCAAACTCTTCAACAAACCCTTCTTCAAGTTCTACTTCTTCAGCATCAGTTAGAGCGGTACTGATTCGCAAGAACAGCCCTGAAGATCTCCTTCTTCGCCGTCTTAGACAACACCTCCTCTTTGCTAAGCTCAGGTCCTTGATACCACCCCAGCCTTTCCAG ATGATGGAGGAGGAAACGAACGTTGCACCATTGGCCTCATCAAGCAGTACTACACCTACACCTGCACTTGCACCAAGGTTGTTGCAGtgtgaaggaaaaaatgaagaagaagaagtagatgatgatgatgatgaagatgatggaaaCTACAAGATCGAGGTGGAAGTAGAAGATGAATCAAAGCCGTTCATGCCATCTATCAAGATAATCAAAAGTGAAGTTTCCCTCCTCATCAGTACCGTAGTTCTCAAGGACATCTCTTTAACCTCTActctttttcatcttcttgaGCAAGAGGAGCTTCAAATCGACTATGAGACTCAATATAGAAGTGAAACCAAAGTCTCTCACACCATTAAG GTGACTGTGAGGCCGGGATATGATGTAGATGAATTGGAGAAGAAGCTTTGGAGGTGGGCTGGGAAACCCATTTGA